A stretch of the Egicoccus sp. AB-alg6-2 genome encodes the following:
- the nuoH gene encoding NADH-quinone oxidoreductase subunit NuoH, translating into MMDSLLVTSTGLVAQTAGLLDTDTFALSVALKVALVLGLFFVVPLVVGYMEHKAMARLQHRRGPMFAGPAGSLQLVADGIKFLQKEDLIPRAADKWVFAIAPGMALVPAMLIFFVLPLAPGLWAADLELGLFYALAITSISVLGVMMGGWASANKFSLIGGLRAAAQLIAYELPLILAAIAVAVQAGTLSLVGIVESQATFTLAGTDLNLWFVFPQILGFGIFFVAALAELSRPPFDMPIADSELVFGYMTEYTGIKFAMYLLTEYAGMVSMSALMVVLYLGGWQILPGVPLPGCEGAGGLFDCGALGTVIGLGVTMGKILLLTFVMVWLRVAYPRLREDQLQRMSWLVLVPLSLLNLAVVAVAKVVF; encoded by the coding sequence ATGATGGATTCGCTCCTGGTGACGTCGACGGGGCTGGTGGCGCAGACCGCCGGCCTGCTCGACACCGACACGTTCGCGCTGTCGGTCGCGCTCAAGGTCGCGCTCGTCCTCGGCCTGTTCTTCGTCGTGCCGCTCGTCGTCGGCTACATGGAGCACAAGGCCATGGCCCGGCTCCAGCACCGACGCGGCCCGATGTTCGCCGGTCCGGCCGGCTCGTTGCAGCTGGTCGCCGACGGCATCAAGTTCCTCCAGAAGGAGGACCTGATCCCGCGGGCCGCGGACAAGTGGGTCTTCGCCATTGCGCCGGGCATGGCGCTCGTGCCGGCGATGCTCATCTTCTTCGTGCTGCCGCTGGCGCCGGGACTGTGGGCCGCCGACCTCGAGCTCGGGCTCTTCTACGCGCTGGCCATCACCTCCATCTCCGTGCTCGGCGTGATGATGGGTGGCTGGGCGAGCGCGAACAAGTTCTCGCTGATCGGTGGCCTGCGCGCCGCCGCCCAGCTGATCGCCTACGAGCTGCCGCTGATCCTCGCCGCGATCGCCGTCGCCGTGCAGGCCGGGACGCTGTCGCTGGTCGGGATCGTCGAGTCGCAGGCCACGTTCACGCTGGCGGGCACCGACCTCAACCTGTGGTTCGTGTTCCCGCAGATCCTCGGGTTCGGCATCTTCTTCGTCGCGGCGCTCGCGGAACTCTCGCGTCCGCCGTTCGACATGCCCATCGCCGACTCCGAGCTCGTGTTCGGCTACATGACCGAGTACACGGGCATCAAGTTCGCGATGTACCTGCTCACCGAGTACGCGGGCATGGTGTCGATGTCGGCGCTGATGGTGGTGCTCTACCTCGGTGGCTGGCAGATCCTGCCCGGGGTTCCGTTGCCGGGCTGCGAGGGCGCCGGCGGGTTGTTCGACTGCGGCGCGCTCGGGACCGTGATCGGCCTGGGCGTGACCATGGGCAAGATCCTGCTGCTGACCTTCGTGATGGTGTGGCTGCGCGTCGCCTACCCGCGTCTGCGCGAGGACCAGCTGCAGCGGATGTCGTGGCTCGTGCTCGTCCCGCTGTCGCTGCTCAACCTCGCGGTGGTCGCAGTCGCCAAGGTGGTGTTCTAG
- a CDS encoding NADH-quinone oxidoreductase subunit D encodes MSVSDLSARQIHHPATAPGENLNLEIVGDGAFTTADMTLSVGPAHPATHGVLRVVLEMDGERVKSAHPVIGYMHRGFEKLAEHRDFRQNMALVNRHDWLSGMTNEIGLALTVERMLEMEVPERAQWIRMLGAEWNRILNHLLFVGSYGLELGAITPMFYATRERERIQYLLESATGGRLHYTYNQPGGVKIDLPKGFLHQSVDLVASMHQRVQDLEDLLLGNEIFIARTKGVGPLPTEVALSYGVSGPTLQATGIPEDVRVSEPYLKYDQVEVPVPVGENGDSWDRFYCLLGRMKASLYIIEQIHDLIPGGPVNVKLPKMVKAPEGATYVRVENPLGSLGYWLESDGGRTPWRLKMRTASFSNVQALPYLLEGTLVPDAISVLGSVFFVVGDVDR; translated from the coding sequence ATGAGCGTCAGCGACCTCAGCGCGCGGCAGATCCACCATCCCGCGACCGCCCCCGGCGAGAACCTCAACCTCGAGATCGTCGGTGACGGTGCGTTCACCACCGCCGACATGACCCTGTCCGTCGGTCCCGCACATCCGGCCACGCACGGGGTGCTGCGCGTCGTGCTCGAGATGGACGGCGAGCGGGTCAAGTCCGCCCACCCCGTCATCGGCTACATGCACCGCGGCTTCGAGAAGCTGGCCGAGCACCGTGACTTCCGCCAGAACATGGCCCTGGTCAACCGCCACGACTGGCTGTCGGGCATGACCAACGAGATCGGCCTGGCGCTGACGGTCGAGCGCATGCTCGAGATGGAGGTGCCCGAACGCGCGCAGTGGATCCGGATGCTCGGCGCCGAGTGGAACCGCATCCTCAACCACCTGCTGTTCGTGGGCTCCTACGGCCTGGAACTCGGCGCCATCACGCCGATGTTCTACGCCACCCGCGAGCGTGAGCGGATCCAGTACCTGCTCGAGTCCGCGACCGGTGGCCGCCTCCACTACACCTACAACCAGCCCGGCGGGGTCAAGATCGACCTGCCGAAGGGCTTCCTGCACCAGTCGGTCGACCTCGTCGCCTCGATGCACCAGCGCGTCCAGGACCTCGAGGACCTGCTGCTCGGCAACGAGATCTTCATCGCGCGCACCAAGGGCGTGGGACCGCTGCCGACCGAGGTCGCGCTGTCGTACGGCGTGTCCGGCCCGACGCTGCAGGCCACCGGCATCCCCGAGGACGTCCGCGTCTCCGAGCCCTACCTCAAGTACGACCAGGTCGAGGTGCCCGTCCCCGTCGGTGAGAACGGCGACAGCTGGGACCGGTTCTACTGCCTGCTCGGGCGCATGAAGGCGTCGCTGTACATCATCGAGCAGATCCACGACCTCATCCCCGGCGGGCCCGTCAACGTCAAGCTGCCGAAGATGGTCAAGGCGCCCGAAGGCGCGACCTACGTGCGCGTCGAGAACCCGCTCGGCTCGCTGGGGTACTGGCTCGAGTCCGACGGCGGCCGCACCCCGTGGCGGCTGAAGATGCGCACGGCGTCGTTCTCCAACGTCCAGGCGCTGCCGTATCTGCTGGAAGGGACGCTGGTGCCCGACGCCATCTCCGTCCTCGGGTCCGTCTTCTTCGTGGTGGGGGACGTCGACCGATGA
- a CDS encoding NADH-quinone oxidoreductase subunit I has translation MATTSLPGVGLLKGLGVTLKHLFKTPATQLYPHERPDLPPRTRGVIALMDENCTVCMLCSRECPDWCIYIDSHKETVPPAKEGGRARTRNVLDRFAIDFALCMYCGICVEVCPFDALFWSPEFEYAEYQMDRLLHEKGKLREWMDTVPPPPALDAGAVIPAEVSDAIAKAEKELEQAAQQAEQAAQQAEQAKAATAPAAGKARADEPKVEAGEIDQETYDALIAEGKSERIARSKAKAAYVKKQKAKLREEQAAAPAADAEAETAAAGTAEAPAAAPKPAEVHVEAGQIDQETYDALIAEGKPERMARAKAKAAWVKKEKARLREEAASGGDASQVDTPPAEPVDRTGEPEDAAGPAAEAPQPAPVETADPAEAAEPAAPQKKLGDIHVEGAGEIDQETYDALIAEGKSERIARSKAKAAWVKKKKQEQLDAGDDA, from the coding sequence ATGGCAACGACCTCGCTCCCGGGCGTCGGCCTGCTCAAGGGCCTCGGCGTCACGCTGAAGCACCTGTTCAAGACGCCGGCGACACAGCTGTACCCGCACGAGCGGCCGGACCTGCCGCCGCGCACCCGCGGCGTGATCGCCCTCATGGACGAGAACTGCACCGTCTGCATGCTGTGCAGCCGCGAGTGCCCGGACTGGTGCATCTACATCGACTCCCACAAGGAGACGGTGCCGCCGGCCAAGGAGGGCGGACGCGCCCGCACCCGCAACGTGCTGGACCGCTTCGCGATCGACTTCGCGCTCTGCATGTACTGCGGCATCTGTGTCGAGGTGTGCCCGTTCGACGCGCTGTTCTGGTCGCCGGAGTTCGAGTACGCCGAGTATCAGATGGACCGGCTGCTGCACGAGAAGGGCAAGCTGCGCGAGTGGATGGACACGGTCCCGCCGCCGCCCGCCCTCGATGCGGGCGCCGTGATCCCGGCCGAGGTCTCCGACGCGATCGCCAAGGCCGAGAAGGAACTCGAGCAGGCGGCGCAGCAGGCCGAGCAGGCCGCCCAGCAGGCGGAGCAGGCGAAGGCCGCGACGGCTCCGGCGGCGGGCAAGGCGCGCGCGGACGAGCCCAAGGTCGAGGCCGGCGAGATCGACCAGGAGACCTACGACGCGCTGATCGCCGAGGGCAAGTCCGAGCGGATCGCGCGGTCGAAGGCCAAGGCCGCCTACGTCAAGAAGCAGAAGGCGAAGCTTCGCGAGGAGCAGGCCGCGGCGCCGGCCGCCGACGCCGAGGCCGAGACCGCGGCGGCCGGCACCGCCGAGGCCCCGGCCGCCGCGCCCAAGCCCGCCGAGGTCCACGTCGAGGCGGGACAGATCGACCAGGAGACCTACGACGCGCTGATCGCCGAGGGCAAGCCCGAGCGCATGGCCCGGGCGAAGGCCAAGGCGGCCTGGGTCAAGAAGGAGAAGGCACGCCTGCGCGAGGAGGCGGCCTCCGGCGGCGACGCCTCGCAGGTCGACACCCCTCCCGCCGAGCCCGTCGATCGCACCGGCGAACCCGAGGACGCCGCCGGCCCCGCGGCCGAGGCGCCCCAGCCGGCCCCGGTCGAGACGGCCGACCCAGCCGAAGCGGCTGAGCCGGCTGCGCCGCAGAAGAAGCTCGGTGACATCCACGTCGAGGGTGCTGGCGAGATCGACCAGGAGACCTACGACGCGCTGATCGCCGAGGGAAAGTCGGAGCGGATCGCGCGCTCCAAGGCGAAGGCCGCGTGGGTCAAGAAGAAGAAGCAGGAGCAGCTCGATGCAGGAGACGATGCATGA
- a CDS encoding polyprenyl synthetase family protein: MTADLHAGQPRAARLSIPAPVLDELEANGLPVALVLDGVEQRLHEQVSSNHAFVDEVARYLISAGGKRFRPLMVALTGYLGPRPPAAAGTGNAGDTLSALVDAGTIVELVHLATLYHDDVIDEAPARRGTPSANSRWDNTVAILTGDYLFACASDLSADLGVEVTRIMARTLARLCEGQIREVQGSMGALPDVPQLEPTLEHYLEVISGKTASLIETSCRYGALLSGASPAEVDAAARYGWHVGMAFQLSDDILDVASDTEESGKTPGTDLREGVHTLPVLYALADDPGGEFAALLDGDLGDVELARALALLRDSDALGRSRDHAARYVEQAVAELEVFGDRPVVTALTRLAEYALDRVG; encoded by the coding sequence GTGACGGCCGACCTCCACGCCGGCCAGCCGCGTGCCGCGCGGCTGTCGATCCCTGCCCCGGTGCTCGACGAGCTCGAGGCCAACGGCCTGCCCGTCGCGCTGGTGCTCGACGGGGTCGAACAGCGCCTGCACGAGCAGGTGAGCTCCAACCACGCGTTCGTCGACGAGGTCGCGCGCTACCTCATCAGCGCCGGCGGCAAGCGGTTCCGCCCGCTGATGGTGGCGCTCACCGGCTACCTGGGACCGCGCCCCCCCGCGGCCGCCGGGACCGGGAACGCCGGCGACACCCTGTCGGCCCTCGTGGACGCCGGCACGATCGTCGAACTGGTGCACCTCGCCACGCTGTACCACGACGACGTCATCGACGAGGCACCCGCACGGCGCGGCACGCCGTCGGCGAACTCACGGTGGGACAACACCGTCGCCATCCTGACCGGCGACTACCTGTTCGCCTGCGCCTCGGACCTGTCCGCCGACCTCGGTGTCGAGGTGACCCGCATCATGGCGCGGACCCTCGCGCGGCTGTGCGAGGGACAGATCCGCGAGGTGCAGGGATCGATGGGCGCCCTGCCCGACGTGCCGCAGCTCGAGCCGACGCTGGAGCACTACCTCGAGGTGATCTCGGGCAAGACCGCCTCGCTGATCGAGACCTCCTGCCGCTACGGCGCCCTGCTCTCCGGCGCGTCGCCCGCCGAGGTCGACGCCGCCGCGCGCTACGGCTGGCACGTCGGGATGGCCTTCCAGCTCTCCGACGACATCCTCGACGTCGCGTCCGACACCGAGGAATCCGGCAAGACCCCCGGCACCGACCTGCGCGAGGGTGTGCACACCCTGCCGGTGCTCTACGCCCTCGCCGACGACCCCGGCGGCGAGTTCGCCGCCCTGCTCGACGGCGACCTCGGTGACGTCGAGCTCGCCCGGGCCCTGGCGCTGCTGCGCGACAGCGACGCGCTCGGGCGCTCACGTGACCACGCGGCCCGCTACGTCGAGCAGGCGGTCGCCGAACTCGAGGTCTTCGGGGACCGGCCGGTCGTCACGGCGCTGACCCGCCTGGCCGAGTACGCCCTCGACCGGGTCGGGTGA
- a CDS encoding NADH-quinone oxidoreductase subunit A, with protein sequence MSFTEQYGAFAILVIVGCVLYAVIMLGNRLMRPSVPTPLKLTTYECGIEAVGTGWSQMNIRYYVFAFLFVIFDVEAIFLFPWAVVIGDLDGNTTPSALYALVAMFLFIGTLLEGLMYAWKKGVLKWE encoded by the coding sequence GTGAGTTTCACCGAGCAGTACGGGGCCTTCGCGATCCTGGTGATCGTGGGCTGCGTCCTGTATGCCGTCATCATGCTGGGCAACCGGCTGATGCGCCCCAGCGTCCCGACCCCGCTCAAGCTCACGACCTACGAATGTGGGATCGAAGCCGTGGGGACGGGATGGTCCCAGATGAACATCCGCTACTACGTGTTCGCGTTCCTGTTCGTCATCTTCGACGTCGAGGCGATCTTCTTGTTCCCCTGGGCCGTGGTCATCGGTGACCTCGATGGCAACACGACCCCCTCGGCGTTGTACGCCCTCGTGGCGATGTTCCTGTTCATCGGGACGCTCCTCGAAGGCCTGATGTACGCCTGGAAGAAGGGGGTGCTCAAGTGGGAGTAG
- a CDS encoding NADH-quinone oxidoreductase subunit B, producing MEEGGAQVGVVDQFELPKPIKYVFNWGRKYSLWCFNFGLACCAIEFIAASGSRHDFIRLGVIPFAHAPRQADLLVVSGTLTDKMAPALRRLYEEMPEPKYVISFGSCANCGGPYWDSYSVTKGVDQILPVDVYVPGCPPRPEALLDGIVALQNRIQGESLKDRMAQRRRDPIVVPHDGPDVAPELLTAEG from the coding sequence CTGGAAGAAGGGGGTGCTCAAGTGGGAGTAGTCGACCAGTTCGAACTGCCCAAGCCGATCAAGTACGTCTTCAACTGGGGCCGCAAGTACTCGCTGTGGTGCTTCAACTTCGGTCTCGCCTGCTGCGCGATCGAGTTCATCGCCGCATCGGGGTCCCGCCACGACTTCATCCGTCTCGGCGTCATCCCGTTCGCCCACGCGCCCCGACAGGCCGACCTGCTGGTCGTGTCGGGCACGCTGACCGACAAGATGGCACCGGCCCTGCGTCGCCTCTACGAGGAGATGCCCGAGCCCAAGTACGTGATCTCGTTCGGCTCCTGCGCCAACTGCGGCGGGCCCTACTGGGACAGTTACTCGGTGACCAAGGGCGTCGACCAGATCCTGCCCGTCGACGTCTACGTGCCCGGCTGCCCGCCGCGGCCCGAGGCCCTGCTCGACGGCATCGTCGCGCTGCAGAACCGGATCCAGGGCGAGAGCCTCAAGGACCGCATGGCGCAGCGCCGTCGTGATCCGATCGTCGTCCCGCACGACGGACCGGACGTCGCCCCCGAACTCCTGACCGCGGAGGGCTAG
- a CDS encoding uracil-DNA glycosylase — protein MTAASGAGLADVLGPGWAEALAPVHDRIRAMGDFLRAEQAAGRRFLPRGERVFAAFQQPFDAVRVLLVGQDPYPTPGHAIGLCFSVAADVRPLPASLRNVFTEYRADLGLPEPTTGDLSPWVGQGVLLLNRCLTVAPGAPGSHRGKGWEHVTDAAIDALVARGGPLVAILWGRDARSLARRLGTVPRIESAHPSPLSARAGFFGSRPFSRANALLEEQGAPPVDWRLP, from the coding sequence GTGACGGCCGCGTCGGGCGCCGGGCTCGCCGACGTGCTCGGTCCCGGCTGGGCCGAGGCGCTGGCACCGGTGCACGACCGCATCCGCGCCATGGGGGACTTCCTGCGGGCCGAACAGGCGGCCGGCCGACGGTTCCTGCCCCGCGGCGAGCGGGTGTTCGCCGCCTTCCAGCAACCCTTCGATGCGGTGCGCGTCCTGCTCGTGGGCCAGGACCCCTATCCGACCCCGGGACACGCCATCGGCCTGTGCTTCTCGGTCGCCGCCGACGTCCGGCCGCTGCCGGCCTCGCTGCGCAACGTCTTCACCGAGTACCGCGCCGACCTCGGCCTTCCGGAACCGACCACCGGTGACCTCTCGCCGTGGGTCGGGCAGGGGGTGCTGCTGCTCAACCGCTGCCTGACCGTCGCACCCGGTGCCCCGGGATCGCACCGCGGCAAGGGCTGGGAGCACGTGACGGACGCGGCCATCGACGCGCTCGTCGCCCGGGGAGGCCCGCTGGTCGCGATCCTGTGGGGCCGTGACGCGCGGTCGCTGGCGCGGCGCCTCGGGACGGTGCCGCGGATCGAGTCGGCGCACCCGAGCCCGCTGTCCGCCCGGGCCGGGTTCTTCGGCTCGCGCCCCTTCAGCCGGGCCAACGCCCTGCTCGAGGAGCAGGGGGCGCCCCCGGTCGACTGGCGCCTGCCGTGA
- a CDS encoding GNAT family N-acetyltransferase, whose protein sequence is MSLRLRAGRLDDLDDIRTVCVRTGDVGRDATGTLPDVGVLPDLYAEPYLRLEPDLVTVVEDEAAGRVVGYVLGTADTETFVAAWRARWLPVVAARHPPPVPDPSGAYEQHVARLHRPEHLLSAWAATHPAHLHVDLLPSAQGRGLGRALIEQFCVGAARAGATGVHLVVDARNTAALAFYGRVGFEELGRPRGSVVFGRRLQHAPTRPLGRCPAGC, encoded by the coding sequence GTGAGCCTGCGACTGCGGGCCGGCCGCCTCGACGACCTCGACGACATCCGGACGGTCTGTGTCCGCACCGGCGACGTCGGCCGGGACGCCACGGGCACGTTGCCCGACGTCGGCGTCCTGCCCGACCTGTACGCCGAGCCCTATCTGCGGCTCGAACCGGACCTGGTCACCGTCGTCGAGGACGAGGCCGCCGGGCGGGTCGTCGGCTACGTGCTCGGCACCGCGGACACCGAGACGTTCGTGGCGGCGTGGCGCGCGCGCTGGCTGCCCGTCGTCGCCGCCCGTCACCCCCCGCCCGTGCCCGACCCGAGCGGCGCCTACGAACAGCACGTGGCGCGGCTGCACCGACCCGAACACCTGCTCTCGGCCTGGGCGGCGACCCACCCCGCCCACCTGCACGTCGACCTGCTGCCGTCCGCGCAGGGGCGCGGGCTCGGGCGTGCGCTGATCGAGCAGTTCTGCGTGGGCGCCGCCAGGGCCGGCGCAACGGGCGTCCACCTCGTCGTCGACGCCCGCAACACCGCGGCGTTGGCCTTCTACGGCCGGGTCGGCTTCGAGGAGCTGGGTCGACCGCGGGGGTCGGTCGTGTTCGGCAGGCGCCTCCAGCACGCCCCGACCCGCCCGTTGGGGCGGTGTCCGGCCGGTTGCTAG
- a CDS encoding NADH-quinone oxidoreductase subunit C, with protein MSDVLARRDQALSPEETAELIRAKVGDAAVLGSTVEYGTFTLHVDNEHFAAVARACRDERVLAYDFFDCLFGVDARDEGFDVVAILYSTSTGNRVALRTRCPGGREAPTCPSLTDVYRGANWHEREAWDMFGIEFPDHPALEPRIFTIETFEGWPLRKDFPLATRVAKPWPGVKEPAELDEDGNVLERVPQLGDAPGPYELDKAMAEQAKLANPQAALDPATREGEEIEDALGTGAEQAPDSGAVLAGDVEHAQEQHEDVKSEAREKAEEKRKAAAEARARKAAERAAGDDAELAASAGGAVEPGEDQFPEEATAEATGEGGWGNESDGPGAPPVGAEAPADRDADEPTAPGDESTPGEPAGAEGDPTDPTETSNAPATAAGSPGTPVAPGDEMPGGEHVDERADDDAPYQGTAGQSDDLDEREGGDTPDSDGEERS; from the coding sequence GTGTCGGACGTCCTCGCGCGCAGAGACCAGGCGCTCTCCCCAGAGGAGACCGCCGAGCTCATCCGGGCCAAGGTGGGCGATGCCGCCGTGCTCGGCAGCACCGTCGAGTACGGCACGTTCACCCTCCACGTCGACAACGAGCACTTCGCCGCGGTCGCCCGTGCCTGCCGCGACGAGCGCGTCCTGGCCTACGACTTCTTCGACTGCCTGTTCGGCGTCGACGCCCGCGACGAGGGTTTCGACGTCGTCGCGATCCTGTACTCGACCTCCACCGGGAACCGGGTCGCCCTGCGCACCCGGTGCCCCGGTGGCCGCGAAGCCCCCACCTGTCCCTCGCTGACCGACGTCTACCGCGGTGCCAACTGGCACGAGCGCGAGGCGTGGGACATGTTCGGCATCGAGTTCCCCGACCACCCGGCGCTCGAGCCGCGCATCTTCACCATCGAGACCTTCGAGGGCTGGCCGCTGCGCAAGGACTTCCCGCTGGCCACCCGCGTCGCCAAGCCGTGGCCGGGGGTCAAGGAACCGGCCGAGCTCGACGAGGACGGCAACGTCCTCGAGCGGGTGCCCCAGCTCGGCGACGCCCCCGGTCCCTACGAGCTCGACAAGGCGATGGCCGAACAGGCCAAGCTCGCCAACCCGCAGGCCGCGCTCGACCCCGCCACCCGCGAGGGCGAGGAGATCGAGGACGCGCTCGGCACCGGGGCCGAACAGGCACCCGACAGCGGCGCGGTGCTGGCCGGCGACGTCGAGCACGCCCAGGAACAGCACGAGGACGTCAAGTCCGAGGCCCGCGAGAAGGCCGAGGAGAAGCGCAAGGCGGCCGCCGAGGCCCGCGCCCGCAAGGCGGCCGAGCGTGCCGCCGGCGACGACGCCGAGCTGGCGGCGTCCGCCGGCGGAGCGGTGGAGCCCGGCGAGGACCAGTTCCCCGAGGAAGCGACCGCCGAGGCCACCGGCGAGGGCGGCTGGGGCAACGAGTCCGACGGCCCCGGTGCGCCGCCGGTCGGCGCCGAGGCGCCGGCCGACCGCGACGCCGACGAGCCGACGGCGCCGGGGGACGAGTCGACCCCGGGCGAGCCGGCCGGGGCCGAGGGCGACCCGACCGATCCGACCGAGACCTCGAACGCGCCGGCGACGGCGGCGGGCAGCCCCGGCACCCCCGTGGCACCGGGGGACGAGATGCCCGGCGGCGAGCACGTCGACGAACGCGCGGACGACGACGCGCCCTACCAGGGCACGGCCGGCCAGAGCGACGACCTCGACGAACGCGAGGGCGGCGACACGCCCGACTCGGACGGGGAGGAGCGGTCATGA
- a CDS encoding NADH-quinone oxidoreductase subunit J: MTGHDVVFVLVGLVTAGASILTVTSKNLVHAALHLAVTLAGIAGVFLVLHADFLALVQLIVYVGAVTVLFLFGLMLTRAPIGREALDSQNRGLGIAVAGGLFVTLSTLIVLAYGGQTGATPERVPTEAIGTVIFSHWVLPFEALSMLLLAALIGAILLARREAGDSGETLDQAIIDFGDAPSTEQGRASTPPGELEAGTAEAGTGTRGGEPR; encoded by the coding sequence ATGACGGGACATGACGTCGTCTTCGTCCTCGTCGGACTGGTGACCGCAGGTGCGTCGATCCTGACCGTCACCTCCAAGAACCTGGTCCACGCCGCCCTGCACCTGGCGGTGACGCTGGCCGGCATCGCCGGGGTCTTCCTGGTGCTGCACGCCGACTTCCTCGCCCTGGTGCAGCTGATCGTCTACGTCGGCGCCGTGACCGTGCTGTTCCTGTTCGGTCTCATGCTCACGCGCGCACCGATCGGTCGCGAGGCACTGGACAGCCAGAACCGTGGCCTCGGCATCGCCGTGGCCGGCGGGTTGTTCGTCACGCTGTCCACGCTGATCGTTCTGGCCTACGGCGGCCAGACCGGCGCGACGCCCGAGCGCGTGCCCACCGAGGCCATCGGCACGGTGATCTTCTCGCACTGGGTCCTGCCCTTCGAGGCGCTGTCGATGCTGCTGCTGGCGGCACTGATCGGTGCGATCCTGCTGGCCCGCCGCGAGGCCGGCGACTCCGGCGAGACCCTCGACCAGGCGATCATCGACTTCGGGGACGCGCCGTCGACCGAGCAGGGCCGCGCGAGCACCCCCCCGGGCGAGCTCGAGGCTGGCACCGCCGAGGCGGGCACCGGCACGCGGGGAGGCGAGCCGCGATGA